ATGCAAAGTGGTATCAATTTTGGGAGGCCCGCGGCTATTTTCGCGCCGACGCCCATTCTACAAAACCTGCTTATTGCATTGTCATCCCCCCTCCAAATGTGACAGGTGTCTTGCATATGGGCCATGCGCTTGTGAACACCTTGCAAGATATTCTTATCCGTTGGAAACGCATGCAAGGTTTTGAAACACTATGGGTTCCAGGAACAGACCACGCGGGTATCGCCACACAGATGGTGGTTGAACGGCATCTCATTCGGACGCACAATAAAAAGAGAAAGGATTTTTCGCGCGAAGAATTCCTCGTCCATGTGTGGGAATGGAAAGACAAAAGCGAGACCCGCATTATTGAACAGCTGAAGCGCTTGGGCAGCTCTTGCGACTGGTCCAGGCAGCGCTTTACCATGGACGAGGGAAATACACGCGCCGTCCGAACCATGTTCAAAAAATTGTTCGACGATGGCTTAATTTATCAAGGCGACTATCTTGTCAATTGGGATCCTGTGACACAGACGGCTTTAGCCGATGATGAGGTAGAATACGAAGAAAAGCAGTCTTTCCTCTGGCATTTTAAGTATCCCTTAGCCGATGGATCGGGTTATATTCATATTGCAACAACCCGCCCAGAGACAATGCTGGGAGATACGGCGGTAGCCGTTTCCCCTCAGGATGAGCGCTATGCAAGCCTTATTGGCAAAACCGTCATGCTTCCTTTGGTTGACCGTCCTATCCCCATTATCGCAGATCATCATGTCGACCCTGCCTTCGGGACAGGAATGGTGAAAGTCACTCCGGCGCATGACCCGAACGACTATCAAATGGGCTTGACGCATCGCCTGCCTTTCATCAATATTCTCACTCCCGACGGCAAAATTAATGCCAATGGAGGAGAATTCGAAGGTCTGACCATGGCAGAGGCGCGCGAAGCCGTTGTCGCTCGCATGAAGGAACTTGGCCTTGTAGAGAAAATCGAACCTCACGTCCATCGCGTCGGCGTGTCTTACCGCTCTAAAGCGACGATCGAGCCTTATCTTTCCAAGCAATGGTTTATCCGCATGGACGGATTTGCCAAACAGCTTCGCGAAGCGGTCGATCAGGCAGAAGTCAAATTGATCCCTTCTCATTGGGAAAGCACTTATTTCCATTGGATTGACAACTTGCGCGACTGGTGCATCAGCCGCCAGCTTTGGTGGGGGCATCGCATTCCAATCTGGTACCACAAAGACGATCCCAAGCGCCTGATTTGCTACGATGGAGCGGACATACCGGAAGAGGTCAAGCAAGCTCCGGATGAATGGATACAAGATCCCGATGTCTTAGATACGTGGTTTTCATCGGCATTATGGCCTTTTGCGACTTTGGGCTGGCCGGACAAGACGCCCGAGCTGGATAAATTTTATCCCAATTCAGTGCTGGTGACAGGCCATGACATTTTATTCTTCTGGGTAGCCCGCATGATCATGATGGGCAAATACGCCATGGGAAAAGCGCCGTTTCCCGAAACATTCCTGCATGGCCTCATTTATGGCAAATCTTATTGGCGCAATTCGCCCGAAGGGGGAATTTTCTATGCCAGCGAACAAGAGCGCTTAGAGTATGACTTGGGCAAGCCAACCCCTAAAGAGGTCTTTTCGAAATGGGAAAAAATGTCCAAATCCAAGGGCAATATCATCGATCCTTTAGAAATGATCGATCAATACGGAACGGACGCCGTCCGAATGGCCCTTTGCGCAAGCGCCACGCAAGCGCGTCAGATTGATCTCGATCGCCGCCGCTTTGAAGAATTTAAAAACTTTGCCAATAAAATTTGGAACGGCGCACGCTTTGTTTTAATGAATCTGGACGGAAATGAAGAGCTCAGCAGCCATCCTCTCGATGCACGCTCATTCTCCACAGGCTTGGACGAATCCCTCCTCAGCTTAGAAGACCGCTGGATCCTCTCAACATTGGCCCGCACGGTAAAAAGCGTAAATAATAGCTTGCAGCATTATCTATTTGATCAAGCCGCTTTAGAGGCCTATGACTTTTTCTGGAAGGAATTCTGCGCTTATTATGTTGAAATTGCAAAACCCATTCTATTTGGAAAAATAGGAACAGCCCCGGAGCGGATCAATAAACAAAAACTGCTCGTTATTGTTCTTTGCCAGGCTATCCGCCTGATGCACCCAATGGCCCCTTTTATTACCGAAGAACTTTTCCATATTCTAAAGGAACGGTTTGAAGGCCTCGAAGAGGGCAAAGCAACAGATCCTTATACTATTGAATGCATTCGCGCCCTAAAAAGCCCCGCTTGCCTAACAGCTCCTTACCCGCAAGTCATCCGTGAAAGCGACCTCAATCCTCAAATCGACCAGACCTTTGCTTTAATGGAGCAAGTTGTCTATACGATCCGCAATATTCGCGGAGAAATGAAGCTTTCCCCCGGCACGGCGACCGATGTTTATATCATTGGACAACCGGATGATCCGGAATGGCAAACGGTCAAAGAAAATATCGGCATTATCTCGGCTTTAGTGCGCACGCAACGCATTGAAGTACAGAGCAAAGAAACGGCAATGGGATTTGCTTGCACGGGAGTATTCCATTCCTTGAAAATCATGCTGCCTCTTCCCGAAGAATTGCTTAAACAAGAGAAGGCGCGCTTAAGCAAAGAAAAAGAAAAATTAGAAGCTGCTTTGGAAAAACTCAACGTCCAGCTTTCTAATCCCGACTTTGTCAGCCGCGCGCCTGCCCAGCTCATCGAAAAGCAAAAAAATCAGCTTGAACAGGGAGAAAGGGAATTACAGGAAATTAACCGCAAGTTAAAAACCTTTTCTGACTGATCCTTTCATACATAAGGGAATTCAACCTTGAATTCCCTTATCTCCCAAACCAAACGTTTTTCCCGAATAGAAAATTCTAAGAGAAGAGATGAAAACAGCTCATGATCTCTGAATTCGACTTGGCATTCCTTGCGAAATTCATCCATCCCCGCACCGAATAAACAGATATAAGGATATAAAGAGAATGCCGCTACAAACCAAGCACGCCTATTCAAATGCTTTTATAAAAGAAAGAAACTTGAATTCAGCTCGTTAGCGGTTTTAATTCCCTCTCTGATAGCCCTTTACAATTCATATATAAATTTAAAATTTTAAAATACCACATTTTCAAATTTATTTTTCCTTAATCATATTTTAACACATAAAAGTTAACATTTAGATTAATTAAAAATTTGTTTTAAAAATAAGAATTTAGTATTATAAAAATAAAACTAAACAAATTTATTAACAACATATGATTAAACCAATTTCTCACTCCTATTCCAACTCTGCGTTTTATTCCGTAGATGCCCATCTAACTAGTAAGGGAAAATTGGAGATATCTACAGGTGATCGGACGTACCAAGTCAAATTATTGGATAAGGATGGCCTATTATTAAATAGAAATAAGTTTGATTCAAAAAAGATTGAACCTATTAAACAATTTTTTGCTCATGTGCTTCGCGAAAGCAAATTTAATAACAAAAATGAAAAAATTAAAGCGTTGACGATTACCCTTAATTCTACCGACTCGGCAGAAGTGACAATCCTTAAGAAAAACCGAATTGAACGCGTATATCGCGAAAAGGTGATTTCTATTACGGATCCCCATTTAAAAGAAATTTTCTCTCCTATGGGTGGTCCCAAATCCGTCATACAAATCCGTCACGTCAACCATTCGTCTCTTGTTCGAAGTGTTGTTAAAGCTTTTAAGAACTTCCTCGGCTTATTTTTTGGCAAAAAATCTCCAGCTACAAGAGAACTGCAAGGAGAATTTAAACACCTCATTTCTCAATTTCCTCGAAAAATCCAAAAGGCCTTTTTAGAGCGCTTATCCAAAATAACAGATGAAGAGCGCTATACGGCCACCTATTTGAGAGAAAAAATTGACTGGACTGGTTTGGATCAAAAAGACATTATTTTAAAGATTTTAAATGGCGCTTATGTCTTGATTGAAGATGATGGAAAAACGTACCAAGATTGGACCGCGCACTTAGAGGAAAAACACGAGCGTCCCTCTTCTCATGAGTCCAATGCCAAGCAATACGCTTTCCGCGGACCTATTGCAAGCGAAGGCCTATTCTCTAAAAAGACAATTACCTTGCCGGATGGAACCAAGAAAGAGGCTACCTGGTTTCAGCTCGAGCGCTATCCTGCAAAATTGGGGTATTACATCGCCCATTTATGGACATGGCTGCTCTATAAGAAAACAGGGCTCAATCAAGGTCCTTTTGGCAGCTCCCCTCATAGCGAAAAGTCCAACCCGCTTGTGTTACGCCTGCGTTCTCCGGGATCGGATCATCCCGTTTTTCCTGTTGCGGCCGCAGCCTAAAATTACCGAAAAAAATTTCCCCTGTAAAAGACAAAGCTCCAAAGAGGGAATCCTCTTTGGAGCTTTTGTTTATCAATCGCAATGGAAAGCGCAACAATAACTTAAGCCAAGGCCTCATTGTTAAGAGCTGCCTGTTTTTCCGCTTTCAATACATTTAGGAAAAGGTGGGTTTCAGCAATGACCACACTCGACAAGGCGCATAGTCCAATCAGATTAGGGAAGGCCATCAAACCATTAAAGACATCGGAAATTTTCCAAACAATATCTAACTCTAGTACAGCTCCCGGAATAATAACTAAGGTAAATAAAATGCGGTAAAAAGGCACCGATTTAACGCCAAATAAATATTCCACGCATTTTTCTCCATAATACGCCCAGCCTAAAAGGGTCGTAAAAGCAAACAGGATAAGTCCGATTGTTACCACATAGCCTCCGCCTGAAAAAACGGATTCAAAAGCTGCAACGGTCATGGACGCTCCATTTAATAATTTGCCTTCGGCATCCATTTGTCCAAAAACACCTGTCACCCCCAAAACCAATCCCGTTACCGAACACATGATAATAGTGGCTAAGAATGAACCTGTCATAGACACAAGCGCTTGACGTCCGGGAAGATCCGTTTTGGCAGCCGCAGCGGCGATAGAAGCCGTCCCTAATCCCGCTTCGCTCGTCATCAAGCCTCGACTCACACCGACTCTTAAGGCTAGCAGCATGGTCGATCCCATGAAACCGCCAAACGCCGCTTGCCCGGTAAAGGCATGCGTGACAATGGCCATCAGGGTGCCGGGAATCTCCATATAATTGAATGCTAAAATAACGCTTGCGCCGGCAATGTAAAAGAGGGCCATGAAGGGAACCAAAAAACCGGCCACTTTGCCGATGCTCTTGATCCCGCCCAGCAGGGTTAGCCCCGTCAAGGCAGCCACGGTAATACCGGACCACCAAGGATTGATGTGAAACATTCTTCCCATGACATCTGCGACGGAATTGGCTTGAAGCATATTTCCCCCGCCTAGCGCCGCTATGGCGCCGAATAAGGCGAAGCAGACGGCTAGCCAGCGCCAGCCCAGCCCGGAGGCAATGAAATACATCGGTCCGCCGCACATTTCTCCCCGCGCATCTGTCACGCGGTATTTTACGGCTAAGATGGCTTCGGCATATTTAGTGGCCATTCCCAAAAGAGCCGTCACCCACATCCAAAACAAAGCGCCCAATCCGCCGACAGCAAGGGCGGTTGCCACACCGGCAATATTTCCTATCCCAATCGTCGCTGCTAAAGCTGTCATTAAAGATTCAAAATGGCTGATATCTCCTTTTCCTTCAGCTTCCGGATGATCCTTGCTTGGACTGAAGACCAGTTTTAAGGCATAACCTAAGTAGCGGAACTGCAATCCGCGCAAGGCAATGGTCAAATAAATGCCAACTCCGGACAAAAGGATTAAAAGAGGAGCTCCCCACACCCAACTATAAAGGACGTCCAGTCCATTCAATAACGTTTCACCCAAATTCGACATTTACTTTTCCGCCTCGCTTAGCTTAAGATTTTCCTCTTCTTCCTTATTGACAGTCAAAAGAAAATCTTTGGTTTCTTTTACAATCACTCCCGACAGTCCGACTAAGGCAATTAAATTTGGAATAACCATTAATCCATTGCTGATGTCGGCTAAATGCCAGGCGATTTCCATTTTCAAAGCCGCTCCCGGAATGACAACCAAGGCGAATAAAAAGCGATAGGCAATGATTGATCTTTCACCAAATAGATATTCGCAGCATTTCTCTCC
The nucleotide sequence above comes from Candidatus Protochlamydia phocaeensis. Encoded proteins:
- a CDS encoding valine--tRNA ligase, encoding MADLPKAYEAKTIDAKWYQFWEARGYFRADAHSTKPAYCIVIPPPNVTGVLHMGHALVNTLQDILIRWKRMQGFETLWVPGTDHAGIATQMVVERHLIRTHNKKRKDFSREEFLVHVWEWKDKSETRIIEQLKRLGSSCDWSRQRFTMDEGNTRAVRTMFKKLFDDGLIYQGDYLVNWDPVTQTALADDEVEYEEKQSFLWHFKYPLADGSGYIHIATTRPETMLGDTAVAVSPQDERYASLIGKTVMLPLVDRPIPIIADHHVDPAFGTGMVKVTPAHDPNDYQMGLTHRLPFINILTPDGKINANGGEFEGLTMAEAREAVVARMKELGLVEKIEPHVHRVGVSYRSKATIEPYLSKQWFIRMDGFAKQLREAVDQAEVKLIPSHWESTYFHWIDNLRDWCISRQLWWGHRIPIWYHKDDPKRLICYDGADIPEEVKQAPDEWIQDPDVLDTWFSSALWPFATLGWPDKTPELDKFYPNSVLVTGHDILFFWVARMIMMGKYAMGKAPFPETFLHGLIYGKSYWRNSPEGGIFYASEQERLEYDLGKPTPKEVFSKWEKMSKSKGNIIDPLEMIDQYGTDAVRMALCASATQARQIDLDRRRFEEFKNFANKIWNGARFVLMNLDGNEELSSHPLDARSFSTGLDESLLSLEDRWILSTLARTVKSVNNSLQHYLFDQAALEAYDFFWKEFCAYYVEIAKPILFGKIGTAPERINKQKLLVIVLCQAIRLMHPMAPFITEELFHILKERFEGLEEGKATDPYTIECIRALKSPACLTAPYPQVIRESDLNPQIDQTFALMEQVVYTIRNIRGEMKLSPGTATDVYIIGQPDDPEWQTVKENIGIISALVRTQRIEVQSKETAMGFACTGVFHSLKIMLPLPEELLKQEKARLSKEKEKLEAALEKLNVQLSNPDFVSRAPAQLIEKQKNQLEQGERELQEINRKLKTFSD
- a CDS encoding alanine/glycine:cation symporter family protein → MSNLGETLLNGLDVLYSWVWGAPLLILLSGVGIYLTIALRGLQFRYLGYALKLVFSPSKDHPEAEGKGDISHFESLMTALAATIGIGNIAGVATALAVGGLGALFWMWVTALLGMATKYAEAILAVKYRVTDARGEMCGGPMYFIASGLGWRWLAVCFALFGAIAALGGGNMLQANSVADVMGRMFHINPWWSGITVAALTGLTLLGGIKSIGKVAGFLVPFMALFYIAGASVILAFNYMEIPGTLMAIVTHAFTGQAAFGGFMGSTMLLALRVGVSRGLMTSEAGLGTASIAAAAAKTDLPGRQALVSMTGSFLATIIMCSVTGLVLGVTGVFGQMDAEGKLLNGASMTVAAFESVFSGGGYVVTIGLILFAFTTLLGWAYYGEKCVEYLFGVKSVPFYRILFTLVIIPGAVLELDIVWKISDVFNGLMAFPNLIGLCALSSVVIAETHLFLNVLKAEKQAALNNEALA